In uncultured Cohaesibacter sp., a genomic segment contains:
- a CDS encoding methyl-accepting chemotaxis protein, with product MKRHGFIRLGSIQSKIAIFSIFCIALTVVSLVVTSLFFSRDTNDYIGETATDIIDGQIKERLLNEASLQAGVIKSRLSVGIQTARNMATTFSELASASEGLPAEIRREKFNGILRHTVEQNSTINGTYSAWEPNALDGDDATYRNRTDIGSDDTGRFLPYWTKDASGKAVVQALVEYEDTSMASYGLQKGAWYLDPRSTGKERVIGPLTYLDQGKLVSLATFAVPVMIDGKFHGITGANFNLNFVQKLVTNVDSGLFGGQGSVIIISDNGLIVAYSDDASLIGKKVAAAGTSWSERMGSMVPGKSSAIDDGAFEAIDIFAPIDLSEDNTPWTVVISVPKAVALADVNQLQTKLTERSQSATMWMIILGITVGAAVTFIMFLAARGIAKPIVNITNSMKKLAGHDTSAEIPYQGRTDEVGDMAVAVQVFKDNMIKADELSLGAAEETKRREERAQRIAALTQRFDVDASELLAATSAASKEMESTADAVSGIANDTNQRATSVASAAEQAAANVQTVASATEELTSSIAEISRQVAQSSEIAGGAVSQAEQTDQQIQGLAAASQKIGDVVNLISAIAEQTNLLALNATIEAARAGDAGKGFAVVASEVKELASQTTKATEEISQQIGTVQLETDEAVKAIQEIGKTIGDMNAIASSIAAAVEQQSAATGEIARNVEQASRGTQEVTENIIFVSRSAGETGTAATQVTRTAGELSTKSEQLRVQVERFLAEVREA from the coding sequence ATGAAAAGGCATGGATTTATTCGTCTCGGCAGCATTCAGTCTAAGATTGCAATATTTTCGATCTTTTGCATCGCCCTTACTGTTGTTTCATTGGTGGTAACATCCCTGTTTTTTTCTCGTGACACGAACGACTATATCGGGGAAACTGCCACGGACATTATCGATGGACAAATCAAAGAGCGCCTATTGAATGAAGCCAGCCTGCAGGCGGGCGTCATCAAGTCAAGGCTGAGCGTCGGGATCCAGACCGCACGCAACATGGCAACGACGTTTTCGGAACTGGCGTCCGCGAGCGAAGGCTTGCCTGCTGAGATCCGGCGCGAGAAATTCAATGGTATCCTCCGTCATACCGTCGAGCAAAACAGCACGATCAACGGCACCTACTCGGCCTGGGAACCGAACGCGCTTGATGGCGATGACGCGACCTATCGGAACCGCACCGATATCGGCTCCGATGATACTGGCCGTTTCCTTCCTTACTGGACCAAAGACGCGTCAGGCAAAGCGGTGGTGCAGGCCCTTGTGGAGTACGAAGACACCTCAATGGCTTCATACGGTTTGCAGAAGGGGGCGTGGTATCTTGATCCCCGTTCAACCGGCAAAGAACGCGTCATCGGCCCGTTGACCTATCTTGATCAAGGAAAGCTGGTTTCACTTGCCACTTTTGCCGTACCCGTGATGATCGATGGTAAGTTTCACGGCATTACCGGCGCCAATTTCAATCTGAACTTCGTGCAAAAACTCGTCACGAACGTCGATTCTGGCCTGTTTGGCGGCCAGGGAAGCGTGATCATCATCAGCGACAACGGACTGATCGTTGCCTACAGTGATGATGCCAGTCTCATTGGCAAAAAGGTGGCAGCAGCCGGAACAAGCTGGTCGGAGCGCATGGGGTCAATGGTCCCGGGTAAGTCTTCTGCCATCGACGACGGTGCGTTCGAGGCGATCGACATCTTTGCGCCGATCGATCTTAGTGAAGATAACACACCATGGACAGTTGTGATCTCAGTGCCCAAGGCTGTGGCGCTTGCAGATGTCAATCAATTGCAGACCAAGCTCACCGAGCGTTCCCAGTCTGCGACCATGTGGATGATCATTCTCGGCATTACCGTCGGCGCAGCCGTGACTTTCATCATGTTTCTCGCAGCGCGTGGTATTGCAAAGCCGATTGTCAACATTACCAACTCCATGAAGAAGCTCGCCGGGCATGATACGTCGGCCGAGATACCCTATCAGGGTAGGACCGACGAAGTCGGCGATATGGCCGTGGCCGTACAAGTCTTCAAGGACAATATGATCAAGGCTGATGAGCTGAGCCTTGGTGCCGCCGAGGAAACGAAGCGTAGGGAAGAACGGGCACAGCGCATTGCGGCGTTGACGCAACGGTTCGATGTCGATGCCAGTGAATTGCTGGCTGCTACGTCCGCTGCTTCGAAAGAAATGGAAAGCACGGCGGATGCAGTCTCCGGAATTGCCAACGACACCAACCAAAGAGCGACGTCTGTTGCGAGCGCCGCAGAACAGGCTGCGGCAAACGTTCAAACTGTCGCCAGCGCGACAGAAGAACTGACGAGTTCCATTGCGGAAATCAGCAGGCAGGTCGCCCAGTCATCGGAGATAGCGGGGGGCGCTGTGTCGCAGGCAGAACAGACGGATCAGCAGATCCAGGGTCTTGCTGCCGCCTCCCAGAAGATTGGCGATGTGGTCAATCTGATTTCTGCCATTGCCGAGCAAACAAATCTTCTGGCACTCAACGCGACGATCGAAGCCGCCAGAGCTGGCGATGCCGGCAAAGGGTTTGCGGTTGTCGCCAGCGAAGTAAAAGAGCTCGCAAGCCAAACCACCAAGGCAACAGAGGAAATAAGCCAGCAGATCGGCACAGTTCAGCTTGAGACTGACGAGGCAGTGAAGGCAATCCAAGAGATTGGAAAAACGATTGGTGATATGAATGCGATCGCTTCGAGTATTGCCGCTGCTGTTGAACAGCAGTCTGCGGCCACCGGAGAAATTGCTCGCAACGTAGAACAGGCCTCCCGCGGTACTCAGGAAGTGACTGAAAACATAATATTCGTGTCTCGGTCAGCTGGTGAAACGGGAACCGCGGCTACCCAGGTTACAAGGACCGCTGGCGAACTTAGCACCAAGTCAGAACAGCTCAGAGTTCAAGTTGAACGGTTCCTGGCAGAAGTTCGGGAGGCCTAA
- a CDS encoding GNAT family N-acetyltransferase — protein sequence MGCTILSSNSNNTDETDFRCGCSKVSFWFDKQNLVLSTFVILVLGQSAIVGQDQKDFTVQTFPLETKRLLFRPPSRSDLPLYTRYCLSERTRYVGGPFSEVQAFEKLASMIGHWELRGFGRFVFLERKTERPLGHFGALQLSSTEPPEITWTLWNEDDEGKGFATEAGIAFMNYATRELGLSSLVAHVHHDNSASRGLAERLGGELDAKAVPPSWLPSSVLYRFSLID from the coding sequence ATGGGCTGTACTATCCTATCCTCGAATTCAAACAATACGGACGAAACCGACTTTCGCTGCGGTTGTTCTAAGGTCAGCTTTTGGTTCGATAAGCAAAACCTTGTACTATCCACGTTTGTCATACTTGTGTTGGGTCAGTCTGCTATTGTAGGTCAGGATCAAAAGGATTTTACAGTGCAAACCTTTCCATTAGAAACCAAACGGCTATTGTTCCGGCCACCTAGTCGATCAGACTTGCCTTTGTATACGAGATATTGCCTTAGCGAGCGAACGAGGTACGTGGGAGGCCCGTTTAGTGAGGTACAAGCGTTTGAAAAATTGGCATCGATGATCGGACATTGGGAGTTGCGCGGGTTCGGTCGTTTCGTGTTTTTGGAGCGCAAAACTGAACGGCCGCTGGGACATTTCGGTGCGCTACAACTCAGCTCGACTGAGCCTCCTGAAATCACTTGGACTCTTTGGAATGAGGATGATGAGGGCAAAGGATTTGCTACAGAGGCTGGTATTGCGTTCATGAACTATGCAACTCGGGAACTCGGACTCTCAAGCCTAGTTGCACATGTGCATCACGACAATTCTGCGTCGCGAGGTCTAGCTGAACGCCTAGGTGGTGAACTGGACGCCAAAGCAGTTCCGCCATCTTGGTTGCCAAGCTCTGTGTTGTATCGCTTTAGCCTGATTGATTGA
- a CDS encoding alpha/beta fold hydrolase — protein sequence MTKTRLNFVTVGESHGEGDRVPVVFLHGFGGDVTGWLNLQVGLSAGYRSLAFDLPGHGGSLEYPKTCNAAVAAMAVLEDLDALGIEKVHLVGHSMGGATASIMALRRPEKVASLCLFGPGGFGSEVNQPLLRDYASAMEEESLYRVFQQFFGPEYRLPRAMARHAAQQRQNPLVRESLMKTAEAIFHGDQQKILPLTELGALSIPVRVIWGQQDQIVPVRQVMGLPAMMAVHVFPKAGHMVHLEASRDALSLIRQTIRSAR from the coding sequence GTGACGAAAACCAGGCTGAATTTTGTGACCGTGGGCGAGAGCCATGGCGAGGGCGATCGGGTTCCGGTGGTGTTTCTACATGGATTTGGCGGCGATGTGACCGGTTGGCTCAATCTTCAGGTCGGCTTGTCAGCGGGCTACCGCTCGCTGGCGTTTGATCTGCCCGGTCATGGCGGGTCACTGGAGTATCCCAAGACCTGCAATGCAGCGGTGGCGGCCATGGCCGTGCTTGAAGATCTCGATGCGCTTGGCATCGAGAAGGTTCATCTGGTGGGCCATTCCATGGGGGGAGCGACGGCGAGCATCATGGCTTTGCGCCGGCCGGAGAAAGTGGCGTCCCTGTGCCTTTTCGGACCCGGCGGGTTTGGCTCTGAGGTCAATCAGCCACTGCTGCGTGATTATGCCTCCGCCATGGAGGAAGAGAGCCTTTACCGGGTATTCCAGCAGTTTTTTGGCCCCGAGTATCGGCTGCCCAGGGCAATGGCCAGACACGCTGCCCAGCAAAGGCAGAATCCGCTGGTGCGGGAGAGCCTGATGAAGACCGCCGAGGCGATTTTTCACGGAGACCAACAGAAGATCCTGCCGCTCACTGAACTGGGGGCGTTGTCCATTCCGGTCCGGGTGATCTGGGGGCAACAGGATCAGATCGTGCCGGTTCGGCAAGTCATGGGGTTGCCTGCGATGATGGCTGTGCATGTGTTCCCGAAGGCCGGGCACATGGTGCATCTGGAGGCGAGCCGCGATGCCCTTTCGCTCATCCGGCAAACCATTCGGTCAGCGCGATAA